A window of Halodesulfovibrio aestuarii DSM 17919 = ATCC 29578 contains these coding sequences:
- the cobA gene encoding uroporphyrinogen-III C-methyltransferase: MKVYLIGAGPGDPGLLTIKGRDILSTADVIVYDYLANAEFLSYAKPDAEIIYVGKKGGDHTLSQEGINQLIVDKAKEGKSVARLKGGDPYMFGRGGEEAQELLAAGVPFEEVPGITSAIAGPAYAGIPLTHRDYASSVSFITGHENPDKPGSSHNWKALATGTSTLVFFMGMKNLPHISKQLIENGMDPETPAALVHWGTTAKHRSMAATIGTLPEEGVKQGFTSPSLIVVGNVVKLRDELNWFEQLPLRGKGVVVTRAREQASGMAKSLTKLGANVIQFPTIKIDPLADYSEVHAAIKSLNEYEWVIFTSVNGVKHFWNQLAVLGLDTRALGASKIAAIGPATADILREKGIEPDFIPEKYVAEGVVKGLLERGMDGSKVLLPRAKVAREVLPEELRKAGAQVDILPVYETRPAEEQREEVLELLKNGELSCVTFGSSSTVENFFDLVSPDLIKEHRSHVKLASIGPITTKTLERFGFTPDIEPEDYTIPALVDALVEKL, translated from the coding sequence ATGAAAGTTTACCTTATCGGTGCTGGTCCGGGCGATCCCGGCCTGCTGACAATTAAAGGCCGTGATATTCTGAGTACCGCAGACGTTATTGTATACGACTATCTTGCGAACGCTGAATTTCTTTCTTACGCAAAGCCTGATGCCGAAATTATTTATGTAGGCAAAAAGGGCGGCGACCACACATTGAGTCAGGAAGGTATCAACCAGCTTATCGTTGATAAAGCGAAAGAGGGTAAGTCTGTTGCTCGCCTTAAAGGTGGCGACCCATACATGTTCGGTCGTGGTGGTGAAGAAGCACAGGAGCTGCTTGCCGCCGGCGTACCATTTGAAGAAGTACCGGGTATTACCTCTGCTATCGCGGGCCCTGCATATGCAGGTATCCCATTGACTCATCGTGATTATGCTTCCTCCGTGTCCTTTATTACTGGTCACGAAAACCCAGACAAGCCTGGCTCTTCCCATAACTGGAAGGCTCTTGCTACCGGCACATCTACTCTCGTGTTCTTTATGGGCATGAAGAACCTGCCGCATATTTCTAAGCAGCTTATCGAAAACGGTATGGACCCTGAAACTCCGGCAGCACTTGTGCACTGGGGTACAACAGCGAAACACCGTTCCATGGCTGCAACTATCGGAACACTTCCAGAGGAAGGCGTAAAGCAAGGCTTTACCTCTCCTTCCCTTATTGTTGTCGGTAACGTCGTTAAGCTTCGTGATGAACTTAACTGGTTCGAACAGCTACCATTGCGTGGTAAAGGCGTAGTTGTAACCCGTGCTCGTGAGCAGGCAAGCGGTATGGCAAAATCCCTTACTAAGCTTGGCGCTAACGTAATCCAGTTCCCGACTATCAAAATTGACCCGCTTGCAGACTACAGCGAAGTGCACGCAGCAATTAAATCTCTTAATGAGTACGAGTGGGTTATCTTCACTTCCGTTAACGGTGTAAAGCATTTCTGGAACCAGCTTGCAGTGCTGGGACTTGATACCCGTGCTCTCGGTGCCAGCAAGATTGCTGCAATTGGTCCGGCAACAGCAGATATTCTACGTGAAAAAGGCATAGAGCCTGATTTCATTCCAGAAAAATATGTTGCTGAAGGCGTTGTAAAAGGTCTTCTTGAGCGTGGTATGGACGGTAGCAAGGTTCTGCTTCCACGCGCGAAAGTTGCTCGTGAAGTTCTTCCGGAAGAACTCCGTAAGGCCGGTGCACAGGTAGATATCCTTCCAGTATACGAAACCAGACCAGCAGAAGAACAACGCGAAGAAGTGCTTGAGCTCCTCAAAAATGGTGAACTTTCCTGCGTGACGTTCGGCTCTTCTTCTACTGTGGAAAATTTCTTTGACCTTGTGTCTCCTGACCTTATCAAAGAACACCGGAGTCATGTGAAGCTTGCTTCTATTGGCCCGATTACCACAAAAACACTTGAGCGGTTCGGATTTACTCCGGATATCGAACCGGAAGATTACACCATACCTGCACTCGTGGATGCGTTGGTAGAAAAACTGTAG
- the nifS gene encoding cysteine desulfurase NifS has translation MNTIYLDNNATTKIDPLVLKEMMPFLTDYYGNPSSMHKFGGQVSSDIAKARHNLASLLNAHPDEIIFTAGGTESDNTAIYSALEAQPEKKHLITTRVEHPAILNVCHHLEERGYEVTYLNVDEKGQLDLEELRGALRPDTALVTIMYANSETGVIFPMHEIAKIVKERGIMLHTDAVQAVGKITIDLEKLPVDYLSLSGHKIHGPKGIGALFVRKGVSFRPHLRGGHQEHGRRAGTENTAAIVGIGKAAELAQINMEIENTGVKHMRDTLEKGLLKTIPDAIINGDTENRLPNTTNISFKHVEGEAILLMMDGHGIAASSGSACTSGSLEPSHVLRAMGVPFTFAHGSIRFSLSRFNSDDEIKVVLKELPPIIKRLREISPYKNEESTPRSCSCK, from the coding sequence ATGAACACAATTTATTTAGATAACAACGCAACCACCAAAATCGACCCCTTAGTACTTAAGGAAATGATGCCGTTTCTTACAGACTACTACGGCAACCCTTCCAGTATGCATAAGTTCGGTGGTCAGGTTAGTTCAGATATCGCCAAAGCACGTCATAACCTTGCGTCTCTCTTAAATGCACATCCGGATGAAATCATCTTTACCGCTGGCGGTACAGAAAGTGATAACACTGCAATCTACTCTGCTCTCGAAGCACAGCCGGAGAAGAAGCATCTTATCACCACCCGTGTTGAACATCCTGCGATTCTAAACGTCTGTCACCATCTGGAAGAACGCGGCTACGAAGTTACCTACCTCAATGTGGACGAAAAAGGTCAACTCGACCTTGAAGAACTTCGTGGAGCGCTGCGTCCGGATACCGCTCTTGTTACCATTATGTATGCTAACAGTGAAACCGGCGTTATTTTCCCAATGCATGAGATTGCTAAGATCGTAAAAGAACGCGGTATCATGCTGCACACAGATGCAGTGCAGGCTGTTGGTAAAATTACCATCGATCTTGAGAAGCTTCCCGTTGACTACCTATCCCTTTCCGGCCACAAAATTCATGGGCCTAAGGGTATCGGCGCTCTGTTTGTTCGCAAAGGCGTATCGTTCCGTCCTCATCTCCGTGGTGGGCATCAGGAACACGGACGCCGTGCTGGTACTGAAAACACTGCGGCTATCGTAGGCATAGGTAAAGCAGCAGAACTTGCACAGATCAACATGGAAATAGAGAATACCGGCGTTAAGCACATGCGCGATACTCTTGAGAAAGGTCTTCTTAAAACTATTCCGGACGCTATTATTAACGGTGACACAGAAAACAGGCTGCCTAACACCACCAACATTTCTTTCAAACATGTTGAAGGTGAAGCAATTCTGCTCATGATGGACGGCCACGGCATTGCGGCAAGCTCCGGCTCAGCATGCACATCTGGCAGTCTGGAACCTTCCCACGTGCTACGCGCAATGGGTGTGCCGTTTACATTCGCGCACGGCTCTATCCGCTTCTCACTTTCACGTTTTAACAGTGATGACGAGATCAAAGTAGTACTCAAAGAGCTTCCTCCTATCATCAAGCGGTTACGCGAAATTTCTCCGTACAAAAATGAGGAAAGTACCCCCCGTTCTTGTTCTTGTAAATAA
- a CDS encoding amino acid ABC transporter permease, which produces MQHFFRKFFHFIHPETRFFAVDLAMYLAVMSVFLWSIFSGAEASGYNWQWNRVPRYIFTFTDGTFHFGPLLTGLGITLEITCYSMVLAFLFGLTAVLLRYSKSIIARYIALLYVELIRNTPLMLQVLIMYFVIAPVLEMERFLSAVLVLALFEGAYIAEIFRAGIGSVPKGQWEAAESVGLSRFHIYRLVVLPQAIRATLPPLTGQAVSLVKDSALVSVIAIYDLTMQGQAIISETYLTFEIWFIVALIYLLITVSLSFVVHFLEKKYSYDF; this is translated from the coding sequence ATGCAACATTTCTTTCGTAAATTTTTTCACTTTATTCATCCTGAGACTCGCTTCTTTGCTGTTGATCTGGCTATGTATCTTGCGGTGATGTCAGTTTTTCTCTGGAGCATTTTCTCTGGAGCTGAGGCTTCCGGTTACAACTGGCAGTGGAATAGAGTTCCTCGCTATATCTTTACTTTTACAGACGGGACATTCCATTTTGGACCGTTACTTACCGGCCTTGGTATTACTCTTGAAATAACATGTTATTCTATGGTGCTGGCGTTTCTGTTTGGCTTAACGGCAGTGCTTTTAAGATATTCCAAGTCGATAATTGCCCGCTACATTGCTCTTCTTTACGTTGAGCTTATTCGTAATACTCCGCTCATGCTTCAGGTTCTGATAATGTATTTTGTTATCGCTCCGGTTTTGGAGATGGAACGCTTTCTTTCTGCTGTCCTTGTTCTTGCCCTGTTTGAGGGAGCGTATATTGCAGAAATTTTTCGGGCAGGTATTGGCTCTGTTCCGAAAGGACAGTGGGAAGCTGCTGAAAGCGTGGGGTTGAGCCGTTTTCATATATATAGGCTTGTTGTGTTGCCGCAGGCTATTCGAGCTACATTACCCCCATTGACTGGTCAGGCTGTATCTTTAGTAAAAGATTCTGCCTTAGTATCCGTTATCGCAATTTACGATTTGACAATGCAGGGGCAGGCAATCATTTCAGAAACCTATCTTACTTTTGAAATTTGGTTTATAGTGGCTCTAATTTATTTATTGATTACAGTAAGTTTGTCTTTTGTTGTACATTTTTTAGAGAAAAAATATTCGTACGATTTTTAA
- the nifU gene encoding Fe-S cluster assembly protein NifU, whose amino-acid sequence MWEYTDKVREHFLNPRNVGEMKDASAVGEVGSLACGDALKLFLKIDDNDRIVDATFQTFGCASAIASSSALTELLKGRTLDEAAEITDKEIADYLGGLPEEKMHCSVMGHEALDVAIKTYRGEPIEAKEHEGNIVCHCFGVTDEMILRTIEENGLTTVEEVTHYTKAGGGCGNCIDEIQLLLDEATGKVAACEFPDDRPHPNLSNIERMQLVMKVLNEEVRPRLKQDGGDVELIDIDGHFVKVALRGMCTSCPSSKLTLKNVVEKALQEQVEPEISVVEVSK is encoded by the coding sequence ATGTGGGAATATACTGACAAAGTGCGCGAGCACTTCCTAAATCCTAGAAACGTAGGAGAAATGAAAGACGCAAGCGCTGTTGGTGAGGTGGGAAGCCTCGCATGTGGTGACGCGCTCAAACTCTTTCTTAAAATAGATGACAATGACCGTATCGTTGACGCCACATTCCAGACATTCGGATGCGCCAGCGCTATTGCATCGTCTTCTGCACTTACTGAATTACTGAAGGGCAGAACTCTCGACGAAGCAGCAGAAATTACCGATAAAGAAATCGCTGATTACCTCGGCGGTCTCCCAGAAGAAAAAATGCATTGCTCTGTTATGGGGCATGAAGCGTTAGATGTTGCGATAAAAACCTACCGCGGTGAACCTATTGAAGCAAAGGAACACGAAGGTAATATCGTTTGCCATTGCTTCGGTGTCACTGATGAGATGATTCTGCGCACTATCGAAGAAAACGGACTTACAACCGTTGAAGAAGTCACTCACTATACCAAAGCCGGTGGCGGTTGCGGTAACTGCATTGACGAAATCCAGCTCCTTCTTGACGAAGCTACTGGTAAAGTTGCCGCATGTGAGTTTCCGGACGACAGACCACACCCAAATCTTTCCAACATTGAACGTATGCAGCTTGTAATGAAAGTGCTTAACGAAGAGGTTCGCCCACGCCTCAAACAGGATGGTGGGGATGTTGAACTTATCGACATCGACGGACACTTCGTAAAAGTTGCACTTCGCGGAATGTGCACTAGCTGCCCATCAAGCAAGCTTACTCTCAAAAATGTTGTTGAAAAAGCATTACAAGAGCAAGTCGAACCTGAAATCAGCGTTGTAGAGGTATCAAAATGA
- the epsC gene encoding serine O-acetyltransferase EpsC, with protein sequence MQRNYAELGQHNMKELEKVVEELCAPESYAAVYHRSKHDAPMPSTEALHELVERLKAALFPGYFGDKTVRLESMRFHLSANLDSIYRILEEQIKRGGCFICADFADECQSCEEHSRVTAMKFLQSLPTLRRLLATDVKAAFEGDPAAKTPGETIFCYPSMTAMIHHRIAHELYKLEVPIIPRIISEMAHSNTGIDIHPGAQIDEEFFIDHGTGVVIGETCIIGKGCRIYQGVTLGALSFPKDDEGLLVKGNLRHPILEDNVTVYAGATVLGRITIGHDTMIGGNVWITHDVEPNSKVIQSRSTKPKKEEKLVGEKA encoded by the coding sequence ATGCAACGTAACTACGCCGAACTGGGGCAGCACAACATGAAAGAACTCGAAAAAGTAGTTGAAGAACTCTGCGCTCCAGAATCTTACGCTGCGGTATACCATCGTTCCAAACATGATGCACCAATGCCTTCAACAGAGGCATTGCATGAATTGGTAGAACGCCTCAAGGCTGCCCTCTTCCCCGGTTATTTCGGAGATAAAACAGTACGTCTTGAATCCATGCGTTTCCATCTGTCTGCCAACCTCGATTCTATCTACAGAATCCTTGAAGAACAGATTAAACGCGGCGGCTGCTTCATTTGCGCTGATTTTGCTGACGAATGCCAAAGTTGCGAAGAACACTCCCGCGTTACTGCAATGAAATTTCTTCAGTCTCTACCAACGCTTCGCCGACTCCTTGCCACAGACGTAAAAGCAGCGTTCGAAGGTGACCCTGCAGCAAAAACTCCGGGTGAAACTATCTTCTGCTACCCGTCTATGACTGCAATGATTCACCATCGAATTGCACACGAACTTTACAAACTTGAAGTGCCAATTATTCCCCGTATCATCAGCGAAATGGCACACTCCAACACCGGAATCGACATTCATCCGGGCGCACAGATCGACGAAGAATTCTTTATCGACCATGGTACGGGCGTTGTTATCGGCGAAACCTGCATCATTGGTAAAGGTTGTCGCATCTATCAGGGAGTAACTCTCGGTGCTTTATCTTTCCCTAAAGATGATGAAGGATTACTTGTTAAAGGCAATCTCCGCCACCCGATCCTTGAAGACAACGTAACTGTCTACGCAGGAGCAACAGTACTCGGACGCATTACTATCGGACACGATACAATGATCGGCGGTAACGTCTGGATTACACATGACGTGGAACCGAACTCCAAAGTGATTCAGTCACGCTCAACCAAGCCGAAAAAAGAAGAAAAACTTGTGGGAGAGAAGGCATAG
- a CDS encoding HD-GYP domain-containing protein, with translation MTQAVPQAPPREELSHDFFPVLPSLVLRSTRGNYDIYIRSDDSFALYAKAGDSFTEHHERILLNSGRKNVYIRHDQRPEYFNHITSLLGETLLDEKIPRPARAQIFYETSLGIVEEIFTEELPPHIDRSQFDRVFEFVTKGVSFLTLENSLQTMGSIIAHDYQTYSHSLHVFVYSQLILQTYSFAERDMVQFGLGAILHDIGKRKIPETILGKPGKLTDRERLYINTHPIHGAGVCARLPLSQDALNCILFHHEKLDGSGYPCGLKDADIPLPVRAVTIADIYDAIRSSRPYSEGTDAFRTLRIMKEEMSTQIDMNVFRRFIEILSGHGII, from the coding sequence ATGACACAAGCTGTTCCCCAAGCACCTCCTAGAGAGGAATTGTCGCACGACTTTTTCCCCGTCTTGCCTTCACTGGTCTTACGTTCGACCCGTGGGAACTACGACATTTATATCCGCAGTGACGATTCATTTGCATTGTATGCCAAAGCTGGAGACAGCTTCACCGAGCACCATGAAAGAATCCTGCTCAACAGCGGCCGAAAGAATGTATACATCAGGCATGACCAACGACCAGAATATTTTAACCACATTACATCACTTCTTGGCGAAACCCTGCTCGACGAAAAAATTCCCAGACCTGCAAGGGCGCAAATCTTCTATGAAACGTCTTTAGGTATCGTTGAAGAAATTTTTACTGAAGAACTTCCTCCACATATAGATAGAAGCCAGTTCGACAGGGTATTTGAATTTGTAACAAAGGGTGTAAGTTTCCTTACTCTGGAGAATTCCCTGCAGACCATGGGCTCGATTATCGCCCATGATTACCAGACGTACTCACACTCACTTCATGTTTTTGTATATTCTCAACTGATTTTACAAACATATTCGTTTGCCGAACGAGACATGGTGCAGTTTGGTCTGGGTGCTATTCTGCATGACATTGGCAAAAGGAAAATTCCTGAAACCATTCTCGGTAAACCTGGGAAACTCACAGATAGAGAGCGACTGTACATCAATACCCACCCTATCCATGGTGCCGGTGTATGCGCACGACTGCCTCTTTCTCAAGATGCACTCAACTGCATACTCTTTCATCACGAAAAACTTGATGGTTCAGGCTACCCATGTGGGCTCAAAGATGCGGACATCCCGCTTCCTGTCCGCGCTGTAACTATTGCAGATATCTATGATGCCATCCGTTCTTCAAGACCATATTCTGAAGGTACTGATGCATTCAGGACATTGCGAATTATGAAGGAAGAGATGTCAACGCAAATAGATATGAATGTGTTCAGACGGTTTATTGAAATATTAAGCGGACACGGCATTATTTAG
- the cysK gene encoding cysteine synthase A, which yields MKIANSMIDLVGNTPLVRINHIAEGVQAEVVGKLESMNPCFSVKDRIGFNMVQAAINSGKTNENTVFVEATSGNTGIGIAFTCAVKGFPLILTMPESMSMERRSLLKGFGAKLILTPAEKGMTGAVEEANRITQENPNAIHLQQFANEANPDIHRKTTAKEILKDTDGNIDIFIAGVGTGGTITGVGEVLKKHNPNIQCIAVEPDASPVLSGGTPGPHAIQGIGAGFIPEVLNTSIIDDIVRVTNEDALAMARRLMKEEGIMCGISSGANAYAAMQVAARQENKGKRIVFIICDTAERYLSTPLFTEAD from the coding sequence ATGAAGATCGCAAATTCTATGATCGACCTTGTCGGCAATACACCGCTTGTACGCATCAATCATATCGCTGAAGGAGTACAAGCCGAAGTTGTAGGAAAACTGGAATCAATGAACCCGTGCTTTTCTGTTAAAGATCGTATCGGTTTTAACATGGTTCAAGCAGCAATCAATTCAGGAAAGACAAATGAAAATACAGTCTTTGTTGAAGCTACAAGCGGCAATACTGGTATCGGTATTGCGTTTACCTGCGCTGTAAAAGGCTTTCCGCTTATTCTCACTATGCCCGAATCCATGAGTATGGAACGACGCTCTCTTCTTAAAGGTTTCGGTGCAAAACTTATCCTTACCCCTGCTGAAAAAGGCATGACAGGTGCCGTGGAAGAGGCGAATCGCATTACTCAAGAAAACCCGAATGCTATCCATCTCCAACAATTTGCTAACGAAGCAAATCCCGACATACACCGCAAAACAACTGCAAAAGAAATCCTCAAAGACACCGACGGGAACATTGATATTTTTATTGCAGGTGTCGGCACTGGCGGTACCATCACAGGTGTTGGTGAAGTCCTCAAAAAGCACAACCCAAACATCCAATGCATCGCTGTCGAACCGGATGCCTCACCGGTTCTTTCCGGCGGTACCCCCGGCCCTCATGCCATCCAAGGTATCGGGGCGGGATTCATACCGGAAGTGCTCAACACAAGCATCATTGATGATATCGTACGCGTAACCAATGAAGATGCCCTTGCTATGGCACGCCGTCTTATGAAAGAAGAAGGCATTATGTGCGGCATTTCTTCAGGCGCAAACGCATATGCAGCAATGCAGGTTGCAGCCCGACAGGAAAACAAAGGGAAACGTATTGTTTTCATCATCTGTGACACAGCAGAACGCTACCTTTCAACCCCGCTTTTTACAGAAGCTGACTAG
- a CDS encoding UDP-glucuronic acid decarboxylase family protein — MTFTPRKRVLVTGGAGFLGAHLCKRLLEKQCEVVCVDNFFTGTKENIVHLLKDPYFELLRHDITFPLYVEVDEIYNLACPASPVHYQYDPVQTVKTSVHGSINMLGLAKRTGAKIFQASTSEVYGDPEVHPQTEDYWGKVNPRGVRSCYDEGKRCAETLFFDYQRQHKVRIKVARLFNTYGPRMHPHDGRVVSNFIVQALKEEPVTIYGDGTQTRSFCFVDDLVEGIICLMDRTEDSFGGPVNLGNPNEITIRELAETVVKLTNSNSGLEFTSLPNDDPKQRMPDISLAREKLKWSPVTTLEDGLQKTIEYFKNKKE; from the coding sequence ATGACTTTTACACCGAGAAAGCGGGTGCTGGTAACAGGTGGTGCAGGGTTCCTAGGAGCACATTTATGTAAGCGGTTGTTGGAAAAACAATGCGAAGTCGTGTGTGTGGATAACTTTTTCACAGGAACAAAGGAGAATATCGTCCACCTGCTCAAGGATCCGTATTTCGAATTACTTCGGCATGACATAACATTTCCCCTTTATGTAGAAGTGGATGAAATTTATAATTTAGCGTGTCCGGCATCGCCCGTGCATTATCAATATGACCCTGTCCAGACAGTGAAAACAAGTGTGCATGGTTCTATTAATATGCTGGGACTTGCAAAGCGCACCGGGGCGAAAATATTTCAGGCTTCTACTTCTGAAGTCTATGGTGATCCTGAAGTCCACCCGCAAACAGAGGACTATTGGGGCAAGGTAAACCCTCGGGGAGTACGTTCCTGCTATGACGAAGGCAAGCGCTGTGCAGAAACTCTTTTTTTTGATTACCAGCGCCAGCATAAGGTTCGTATTAAGGTCGCTCGGCTCTTTAATACGTATGGCCCTCGTATGCATCCTCATGATGGTCGTGTAGTGTCTAATTTTATTGTTCAGGCTCTTAAAGAGGAGCCTGTCACTATTTATGGAGATGGAACACAAACTCGTTCGTTCTGCTTTGTGGATGATCTGGTGGAAGGTATTATTTGTCTCATGGACAGGACAGAAGATTCGTTTGGCGGACCTGTAAATTTGGGTAATCCAAATGAAATAACCATTCGGGAGTTAGCCGAAACCGTGGTTAAACTTACTAATTCAAATTCCGGATTAGAGTTTACGTCGTTGCCGAATGATGACCCGAAACAGCGAATGCCGGATATCAGCCTTGCCCGTGAAAAGTTGAAGTGGTCTCCTGTTACAACTCTTGAAGATGGACTGCAGAAAACTATTGAATATTTTAAAAACAAAAAAGAATAA
- a CDS encoding transporter substrate-binding domain-containing protein: MGKSVLKAVVALLLVVAFCIPASAQNLMSELSKESVISKVIERNKLRVGFSTFVPWAMKDKNGDFIGFEIDVMTELAKDLGVEIEFVPTTWSGIIPALLADKFDVIIGGMSVTTQRNLKVNFSAPYDYTGIGILASLKKGGDIHSLEDVNKEGVIIVARIGSTPAAAAKQYFPKAAVRLFEKETQCVQELMTGRATVMLASAPLPAFKAYEFPKKLFVPVKGTFTKEPIAFALRKGDPDTLNVLNNWIRIKQDSGWLKARKDYWFEGKQWENMLK; this comes from the coding sequence GTGGGAAAATCAGTGCTGAAGGCTGTAGTTGCGTTACTTTTGGTAGTGGCATTTTGCATTCCTGCTTCTGCTCAGAATTTGATGTCGGAGTTGAGTAAGGAAAGCGTAATTTCAAAAGTTATAGAACGGAACAAACTGCGTGTTGGCTTCTCAACATTTGTTCCTTGGGCAATGAAAGATAAGAATGGCGATTTTATCGGGTTCGAAATTGACGTAATGACAGAGCTGGCAAAAGATCTCGGTGTTGAGATTGAATTTGTACCGACTACGTGGTCTGGTATTATTCCTGCGCTACTTGCAGACAAATTTGATGTAATTATCGGTGGAATGTCTGTAACTACCCAGCGAAATCTTAAGGTTAATTTCTCAGCTCCTTACGACTATACCGGCATCGGCATTCTAGCTTCTCTCAAAAAGGGGGGCGACATTCACTCCTTGGAAGATGTTAACAAGGAAGGTGTAATCATTGTTGCCCGCATTGGTTCAACACCTGCTGCTGCAGCAAAGCAATATTTTCCTAAAGCGGCAGTACGACTTTTTGAAAAAGAAACGCAGTGTGTGCAGGAACTTATGACGGGAAGGGCGACCGTGATGCTGGCCAGTGCTCCACTTCCTGCATTTAAGGCATATGAATTTCCGAAAAAGCTTTTTGTGCCGGTAAAAGGTACTTTTACCAAGGAACCTATCGCATTTGCATTGCGAAAAGGTGATCCTGATACCTTGAATGTTCTTAACAACTGGATTCGTATTAAGCAGGATTCCGGATGGCTTAAAGCACGCAAAGACTACTGGTTTGAAGGTAAGCAGTGGGAAAACATGCTTAAATAG
- a CDS encoding amino acid ABC transporter permease: MQHKRYRPVLLDYILLAFIGGSILYFFWKLENELQYEWRWATIPQFIFKNTNGTWEPNFLLEGLLTTIRLSIWATILASVVGVVMGLARVSQSCFARMISRTYVEVVRNMPPIVLIFISYFFLSAQLTRYFALDTMVQDLPSWLYSAISILFNKPSQLTQFVTGVITLGLYEGAYITEIVRGGVNSVQRGQWEASASLGFSRFDQLRLVVLPQALKVIIPPLAGQFISTIKDSAILSVISIQELTFQGLELMASTYLVFEIWITITMMYLVLTLGCSVLSRRVERALEWKN; encoded by the coding sequence ATGCAGCATAAACGATACAGACCTGTTCTTCTTGACTACATCCTGTTGGCATTCATCGGCGGTAGCATTCTCTATTTTTTCTGGAAGCTGGAGAATGAACTGCAATATGAATGGAGATGGGCAACCATTCCGCAATTTATTTTTAAAAATACGAATGGAACATGGGAGCCTAACTTCTTGCTTGAAGGATTGTTGACCACAATTCGTCTGAGCATCTGGGCAACGATCCTTGCCTCTGTTGTCGGTGTTGTGATGGGGCTTGCCAGAGTAAGCCAGAGCTGTTTTGCTCGGATGATTTCCCGAACCTATGTGGAAGTTGTTCGAAATATGCCGCCCATCGTGCTTATCTTTATCTCGTACTTCTTTTTGTCTGCTCAGCTTACCCGCTATTTTGCCTTGGATACAATGGTTCAGGATCTTCCATCATGGTTATACTCTGCCATCTCCATTTTATTCAACAAGCCATCACAGCTTACGCAGTTTGTAACCGGAGTAATCACTCTTGGTTTATATGAAGGTGCATATATCACAGAAATTGTGCGCGGCGGTGTGAATAGCGTGCAACGTGGGCAATGGGAAGCCTCAGCATCACTTGGCTTCAGTCGTTTTGATCAGTTGAGGCTTGTTGTGTTGCCACAGGCGCTCAAAGTAATTATTCCACCATTGGCAGGGCAGTTTATTTCAACAATTAAAGACTCAGCAATTCTTTCCGTAATCTCTATTCAAGAGCTTACCTTCCAAGGGTTGGAACTCATGGCATCCACCTATCTGGTATTTGAAATATGGATTACTATTACCATGATGTATCTTGTGCTCACACTTGGTTGTTCGGTGCTTTCCCGTAGAGTAGAACGCGCATTGGAGTGGAAGAACTAG